The following proteins are co-located in the Syntrophorhabdaceae bacterium genome:
- a CDS encoding AAA family ATPase, whose protein sequence is MIISLANQKGGVGKTTTAVNLSSSVAVAEKKTLIIDMDPQCNATTGLGITYNGLYGHLYHVLIGKRTIKEVIKKTDVPFLNILPAHPDLIGAEVELLEFDNREFVLKDALKEIKKEYDFIFIDCPPSLGLLTINSLVASDAVIIPLQCEYYALEGLAMLLRTIAIIKKRLNQGLETLGVLLTMFDKRNNLSYRVQEEVNNYFSGSVFKTVIPRNIKLSESPSYGKPALLYDICSKGAESYLELAAELLSKVGTNE, encoded by the coding sequence ATGATAATATCACTGGCAAATCAAAAAGGCGGTGTTGGCAAAACTACTACTGCCGTTAATCTTTCGTCATCTGTTGCAGTAGCAGAAAAGAAGACCCTAATCATAGATATGGACCCACAGTGCAATGCCACCACAGGCCTTGGTATCACATATAATGGTCTATACGGACACCTATATCATGTCCTCATAGGAAAAAGGACGATAAAAGAAGTGATAAAAAAGACAGATGTACCCTTTCTTAACATACTCCCTGCCCACCCTGACCTGATAGGCGCAGAGGTGGAACTTCTGGAATTCGATAACAGGGAATTTGTCCTAAAGGATGCATTAAAAGAAATCAAAAAAGAATACGATTTTATATTCATAGACTGCCCCCCTTCCCTCGGGCTACTTACCATCAATTCCCTTGTAGCATCTGATGCTGTTATAATACCCCTTCAATGTGAATACTATGCATTAGAGGGATTGGCCATGCTTTTGAGGACCATAGCCATTATAAAAAAGAGATTAAATCAGGGGCTTGAAACACTTGGGGTGCTTTTAACCATGTTTGATAAAAGAAATAATCTTTCATACAGGGTTCAGGAAGAGGTGAATAACTACTTCAGCGGTAGTGTATTTAAAACCGTTATACCAAGAAATATAAAGCTTAGTGAATCACCCAGTTATGGCAAGCCTGCGCTCTTGTATGATATATGTTCAAAGGGTGCAGAAAGCTATCTTGAGCTTGCTGCAGAATTATTATCAAAGGTAGGGACAAATGAATAA
- a CDS encoding ParB/RepB/Spo0J family partition protein: MNKKDPLGRGLSAILKDMEDKENIRSIPIEQIITNTRQPRFEIKDETLESLALSIKEKGLIQPIVVRKKDNKYEIVAGERRYRACVMAGLKEVLASIRDYDDREALEVALIENLQREDLNPIEIATVYERFIKDFGYTQQELADKIGIDRSTIANFIRILSLPDWIKELISEGKLAQGHARSLLSLSNEKEQKSFVDRILNQGMSVRELEKEVKKAREKVSPFSHVEDTLREQLGTKVNITFKNNRGKIIIEFYSKEDMERILEILSH, from the coding sequence ATGAATAAAAAGGATCCTCTTGGCAGGGGCTTATCAGCCATTTTAAAAGACATGGAAGACAAGGAGAATATCAGGTCTATACCTATCGAACAGATTATTACAAACACAAGGCAGCCGAGGTTCGAGATTAAAGATGAAACCCTTGAAAGCCTTGCATTATCCATTAAAGAAAAGGGTCTAATACAACCCATAGTTGTTAGAAAAAAAGACAACAAATATGAGATAGTGGCAGGTGAGAGACGCTACAGGGCATGTGTTATGGCAGGCCTGAAAGAGGTCCTGGCATCCATAAGAGACTACGATGACCGTGAGGCCCTGGAGGTAGCCCTTATAGAAAACCTCCAGAGGGAGGACTTAAACCCCATTGAAATCGCCACTGTCTATGAAAGATTTATCAAGGATTTCGGATACACACAGCAGGAGCTTGCAGATAAAATAGGTATTGATCGAAGCACTATTGCCAATTTCATAAGGATTCTCTCTCTGCCGGATTGGATCAAAGAACTCATATCAGAGGGAAAATTGGCCCAGGGACATGCCAGGTCACTTCTCTCCCTATCCAACGAAAAAGAGCAGAAGAGTTTTGTAGATCGGATCTTAAACCAGGGCATGTCTGTGAGAGAATTGGAGAAAGAAGTAAAAAAGGCCAGGGAAAAGGTCTCACCATTTTCTCACGTAGAAGACACATTAAGAGAGCAATTGGGCACAAAAGTCAACATAACATTTAAAAACAACAGGGGAAAAATCATCATTGAATTCTATTCAAAGGAAGATATGGAGAGGATACTGGAGATCCTCTCCCATTGA
- a CDS encoding 50S ribosomal protein L11 methyltransferase, which translates to MDRYNKYTNLRVDIYLEKGREEFLPEELYNQAGGGIWIEDKTNLTIIRCYPHDVESFLDTIKDLVIEIKDIKVEDEAPIDYSTLTRRYFKTITVCGVKIAPPWAKKIPQGSIIIDPGMAFGTGRHESTWIMMKLMQKMVFKDKSVIDIGCGSGILAIYAAKLGAKEVFAVDNDMEAVVSARKNAHLNSIEDISFICSDLNDISGVFDVCLANLDIKTFEKNREKIRQFIKKNGYLVISGVLKKERKKVREIFREFEVIFEEHKNSWMGMMLR; encoded by the coding sequence ATGGACAGATATAATAAATACACCAACCTGCGTGTAGACATATATTTAGAAAAGGGCAGGGAGGAGTTTCTTCCTGAGGAGTTATATAACCAGGCAGGAGGAGGCATATGGATCGAAGATAAGACTAACCTTACGATAATCAGGTGTTATCCCCATGATGTAGAATCCTTTCTGGACACCATCAAAGACTTAGTCATAGAGATAAAGGATATAAAAGTAGAAGATGAGGCACCAATAGATTATTCGACCCTTACAAGGAGGTATTTCAAGACCATTACTGTATGTGGGGTCAAGATTGCCCCGCCGTGGGCGAAAAAGATACCTCAAGGCTCAATCATTATAGACCCGGGTATGGCATTTGGCACAGGTAGGCATGAATCTACATGGATAATGATGAAGCTCATGCAGAAGATGGTATTCAAAGACAAAAGCGTCATAGACATAGGTTGCGGTTCAGGCATACTTGCCATATATGCTGCCAAACTCGGTGCAAAAGAGGTGTTTGCCGTAGATAATGATATGGAGGCAGTGGTTTCGGCAAGAAAGAACGCACATCTAAACAGTATAGAAGATATTAGTTTTATATGCTCTGACCTCAATGATATTTCGGGCGTATTTGATGTCTGCCTTGCAAACCTCGACATAAAGACATTTGAGAAGAATAGGGAAAAAATAAGGCAGTTTATTAAAAAGAATGGCTATCTTGTTATATCAGGGGTTTTAAAAAAAGAGAGGAAAAAGGTAAGAGAGATATTTAGAGAATTTGAGGTTATTTTTGAGGAGCATAAAAACTCATGGATGGGGATGATGTTGAGATGA
- a CDS encoding substrate-binding domain-containing protein translates to MEILSAKELSKYLKINEKKVYKLVQELKIPHIKIGGKIAFTKEIIDRWILENTQRENQILIAGSDDILLKRIIDIYNAQEQSKIFYAPIGSINGLKLLREGSATMSCVHILDIEKKDYNTSYVFRYLSRDDYVVIRLFSRQQGIYVKKGNPKHINSLKDLIRDDILFVNRNKGSGTRLLLDFLLMENNIEKERIKGYEIEETSHLLSGLRIFTGRVDAGFGIRHIAYTLELDFLPLFEEKFDLVIPKENYYGQNVQTFLSYFEQPSFMEKIKDFSGYSIEDTGKVIFPYGQI, encoded by the coding sequence ATGGAGATATTATCTGCCAAAGAGCTTTCTAAATACTTGAAGATAAACGAGAAAAAGGTCTATAAACTCGTCCAGGAGCTGAAGATCCCCCATATAAAGATCGGTGGCAAGATCGCATTTACAAAGGAAATCATAGACAGGTGGATACTGGAGAATACCCAGAGGGAAAACCAGATCCTCATTGCAGGAAGCGACGATATACTCTTGAAAAGGATTATAGACATATACAATGCTCAGGAACAATCTAAGATATTTTATGCACCTATCGGCAGCATAAACGGATTAAAACTGCTGAGGGAAGGTAGCGCCACCATGTCCTGTGTCCATATACTGGACATAGAAAAGAAGGATTATAACACATCCTATGTTTTTCGGTATCTCAGTAGAGATGATTATGTAGTGATAAGGCTTTTTTCAAGGCAACAGGGTATATATGTGAAAAAAGGGAATCCAAAACATATAAACTCTTTAAAAGACCTAATAAGGGATGATATCCTATTTGTCAATCGAAATAAAGGTTCAGGCACAAGGCTGCTTCTGGATTTTCTTTTAATGGAGAATAACATAGAAAAAGAGAGGATAAAGGGATACGAGATCGAGGAGACATCACATCTCCTATCTGGATTGAGGATATTTACAGGCAGGGTAGATGCTGGATTCGGTATCAGGCATATCGCATATACCCTGGAACTTGATTTTTTACCTTTATTTGAAGAAAAATTCGATTTAGTAATACCAAAAGAGAATTATTACGGACAGAATGTCCAGACCTTTCTCTCCTATTTTGAACAACCCAGCTTCATGGAAAAGATAAAAGATTTCTCAGGTTACAGCATAGAGGATACAGGAAAGGTGATATTTCCATATGGACAGATATAA
- a CDS encoding TonB-dependent receptor — MKKGMIIILSFIIFLVCFSFINLHAQESTKKKKDYNVFTLGEIYVTGEKLPATKEVTQATEITAEEIEASNSKTVAEALNFVEGIRVSTGRKSEPNIQIHGFDQSRALILIDGVPYYETNYGKLDLNVIPVDNIAKIEVEKGVSSVLYGPNGMAGVINIVTKKPTDKPTIDALIETGDYRSNKFSVSHGMKINKFSYWLNYSHQEARGWYMSHDFDPRPGQIGYKNPTLNIKRILEDGGVRDNSATRTNSIWAKVGVEPSTDSEYYLNFHYIERYKESPSSIGTILTNTVFRAKPMFSQFTQIPKYDNWGVDLSGQEKLGDLVKAKAKLFYHYHVDDYVSYYDETYMRPIAVSRYEDSTIGGSLLSDIKLASIDTLKLSFHFRRDSHKERDDEYLPFDESVSHTGSVGLENELNLSKNFSVVAGLAYDWFNVVSSENSNLDKNGNFINRTKLNTPDYDSKLNPMIGATFTFTNGTKVFGSAARKIRFPTLQQLYSSKGGNIDLTAEKSWNYVLGVSRELTKYARGELSLFCHDISDFITRDVPTIDGKYMNIGKIRMVGFELSGEVNPAKDLGFKLGYTYNNATDRSPGRVTNRVLNVPEHKVDLTMKYLVPVVGVRLDMTGLYMGQSWGQLPTSSSPTTSAEKTNDYLIFNARVSKTIWKNVEAYFAVNNILDKNYETELDFPAPGRNMFLGIKASY; from the coding sequence ATGAAAAAAGGAATGATTATAATCTTAAGTTTCATAATTTTTTTAGTCTGTTTTTCTTTCATTAACCTCCATGCACAGGAAAGTACAAAGAAAAAAAAGGATTACAATGTATTTACTCTTGGAGAGATTTATGTAACAGGTGAAAAATTACCGGCAACAAAAGAAGTAACCCAAGCAACAGAAATAACAGCCGAAGAAATAGAGGCCTCAAACAGCAAAACAGTTGCTGAAGCGCTCAACTTTGTTGAAGGAATAAGGGTATCAACAGGTAGAAAGAGCGAACCAAACATTCAAATACATGGTTTTGACCAAAGCAGGGCCCTTATCTTGATCGACGGTGTTCCATATTATGAAACCAACTACGGTAAGCTAGATTTGAATGTAATACCCGTTGATAACATTGCCAAGATAGAGGTTGAAAAGGGTGTGTCATCAGTACTCTATGGGCCGAATGGCATGGCAGGCGTGATCAATATTGTTACAAAAAAGCCAACTGATAAACCAACGATAGATGCACTTATTGAAACCGGAGATTACAGGTCAAATAAATTTTCTGTGTCTCACGGGATGAAGATAAATAAGTTCAGCTACTGGTTAAATTATAGCCATCAGGAGGCAAGGGGATGGTACATGTCACATGATTTCGATCCTAGGCCAGGCCAGATTGGCTACAAAAATCCTACTTTGAATATAAAGAGAATACTTGAAGATGGAGGCGTGAGAGATAACTCTGCCACAAGAACGAACAGTATATGGGCAAAGGTTGGTGTTGAACCTTCCACTGATTCAGAATACTACCTTAACTTCCACTATATTGAGAGATATAAAGAATCACCTTCATCCATCGGAACCATCCTTACTAATACAGTTTTTAGGGCAAAGCCTATGTTTTCACAGTTTACCCAGATACCAAAATATGACAACTGGGGTGTGGACTTGAGCGGCCAGGAGAAATTGGGTGACCTGGTAAAAGCAAAGGCAAAGCTTTTTTATCATTATCACGTTGATGACTATGTATCATATTATGATGAAACCTATATGAGGCCTATTGCAGTAAGCCGTTATGAGGATAGTACCATTGGTGGCTCTCTTCTCTCTGATATCAAGCTTGCAAGCATAGATACGCTTAAGCTTTCCTTCCACTTCAGAAGGGATTCCCACAAAGAACGGGATGATGAGTATCTGCCTTTTGACGAATCAGTCTCCCACACAGGTTCGGTAGGGCTTGAAAATGAGCTTAACCTGAGCAAAAACTTCTCTGTGGTTGCTGGTCTGGCATACGACTGGTTTAATGTTGTCAGCTCAGAAAATTCCAATCTGGACAAAAATGGAAACTTCATAAATCGGACCAAGCTCAATACACCGGATTATGATAGCAAGCTCAATCCCATGATCGGCGCGACCTTTACCTTTACGAATGGAACCAAGGTGTTTGGTTCCGCAGCCAGAAAGATAAGATTCCCTACCTTACAACAACTATATTCTTCAAAAGGAGGGAACATTGACCTTACTGCTGAAAAAAGCTGGAATTATGTGCTTGGCGTTTCCCGGGAACTAACCAAATATGCACGAGGCGAACTGTCACTCTTCTGTCATGATATAAGTGATTTTATTACCCGTGATGTGCCTACGATAGACGGAAAGTACATGAACATTGGCAAAATAAGGATGGTGGGCTTCGAATTATCAGGAGAGGTGAATCCAGCAAAAGACCTGGGCTTCAAGTTAGGATATACCTATAATAATGCCACTGATAGAAGTCCGGGCCGCGTCACTAACAGGGTTCTCAATGTACCTGAACATAAAGTAGACCTTACCATGAAATATCTTGTTCCTGTTGTTGGCGTAAGGTTGGACATGACAGGTCTTTATATGGGTCAGTCATGGGGACAATTGCCCACATCATCGAGCCCCACAACCTCGGCTGAAAAGACAAATGATTACTTAATATTTAATGCCAGAGTCTCAAAAACTATATGGAAAAATGTGGAGGCTTACTTTGCAGTAAACAATATTCTTGATAAAAATTATGAGACAGAACTTGATTTCCCTGCCCCAGGCAGAAATATGTTTCTGGGAATTAAAGCAAGTTACTGA
- a CDS encoding SAM-dependent methyltransferase — protein sequence MKKRLTFILLFSLVITSVLIGVSSSMALTISGSVRQPLNLGLDDLPRLESVEARITEVLRDNSYRGVFIYRGVPMKTLLNLASIQKEEAGFSKEAGFSKPIDLAVVVRNREGKTVVLSWGEIFYRNPGEVMIAFSATPVMPYHKNCGDCHQLNFYKPVMEQLNRKIGFPKLVITKDFFTDRCLEEVVHIEVVNLKQKAENKKKIEKLFSPKFTIVDINNKSFEIKDLSGYHHFEVSTKQVGDGRGYHGWKRFGGVPLRELLEKLGVKLEIDSAILISSIDGYRTLLSYSELFIAPDGERIMIADTIGTEPFKENGKFALIIPDDLSADRMVKAVAKIEAISFKNTPKVYIIGMGCGDTSLITLKAISYMGKADVFIAPEDIAKRFSKYMGNKPVLFDPLRNAEYIFRKSNPNLSVEELKNRLEKQRATDLQKIKDAFRDGKNIALLEYGDPTIYGAWQYWLEEHFRGHIEIVPGISAFNAANAMIGKHIGCNGSTILTVPKGLTANEGMLKAVAANGDTIAIFIGLKELKKLVPLLQKYYPPATPVYVAYRAGYSQSEYLVKTTLDEVISATEKEKEQHLGMIYLGPCLK from the coding sequence ATGAAAAAAAGATTAACTTTTATCCTGTTATTTTCTCTTGTCATAACATCGGTGCTTATAGGAGTATCATCTTCTATGGCATTGACAATAAGCGGTTCGGTAAGACAACCACTCAACCTCGGCTTAGACGACCTCCCGAGACTTGAGTCTGTGGAGGCAAGGATTACAGAAGTTCTTCGGGACAACAGTTACCGCGGTGTCTTTATCTATCGCGGTGTTCCCATGAAAACCCTCCTCAACCTTGCCTCCATACAGAAGGAAGAAGCAGGATTTTCTAAAGAAGCAGGATTTTCTAAACCTATCGACCTTGCTGTTGTAGTGCGTAACAGAGAGGGAAAGACAGTTGTACTTTCATGGGGCGAAATCTTCTACAGAAATCCTGGGGAAGTGATGATTGCCTTCTCTGCTACACCTGTAATGCCATACCATAAAAACTGTGGTGATTGCCATCAATTAAACTTTTATAAACCAGTAATGGAGCAGCTCAACCGAAAGATAGGTTTTCCGAAACTGGTAATAACAAAAGATTTTTTTACAGATCGTTGCCTGGAAGAGGTTGTGCATATAGAAGTGGTGAATCTCAAGCAAAAAGCAGAAAACAAAAAGAAGATAGAGAAACTTTTTTCTCCAAAGTTTACAATTGTTGACATAAACAATAAATCTTTCGAAATCAAAGACCTATCCGGTTACCATCACTTTGAAGTATCTACCAAGCAGGTAGGTGATGGCAGGGGCTATCATGGATGGAAACGTTTTGGCGGTGTCCCTTTGCGTGAACTTCTTGAAAAGTTGGGTGTCAAACTGGAGATAGACTCTGCAATACTCATATCATCTATTGATGGATACAGAACACTCCTTTCATACAGTGAGCTTTTTATAGCACCTGATGGAGAACGAATAATGATTGCTGATACAATAGGAACTGAACCATTTAAAGAAAATGGAAAATTCGCCTTAATAATTCCTGATGATTTGTCAGCAGACAGAATGGTGAAGGCTGTGGCTAAGATAGAGGCGATCTCCTTTAAAAATACACCAAAAGTCTATATAATCGGTATGGGCTGTGGCGACACGAGTCTTATTACCCTTAAAGCAATCTCATATATGGGCAAGGCAGATGTCTTTATTGCACCTGAAGATATTGCAAAAAGATTTTCTAAATATATGGGAAATAAGCCCGTTCTATTTGACCCTTTACGCAATGCTGAATACATATTCAGGAAGAGCAATCCAAATCTCTCAGTAGAAGAACTGAAGAACAGACTGGAAAAACAGCGGGCGACTGATCTTCAAAAGATAAAAGATGCCTTTCGTGATGGGAAGAACATAGCACTTCTGGAATATGGTGATCCTACCATATACGGGGCCTGGCAGTACTGGCTTGAGGAACATTTCAGAGGACATATAGAAATTGTGCCAGGCATAAGTGCTTTCAATGCTGCTAACGCAATGATTGGAAAACATATTGGTTGCAATGGCTCAACTATACTCACGGTACCTAAGGGGCTCACAGCAAATGAAGGTATGCTTAAGGCTGTTGCAGCCAACGGAGACACAATAGCCATCTTTATAGGGCTAAAGGAATTGAAAAAACTTGTTCCCCTTCTACAGAAATACTATCCACCAGCAACGCCGGTTTATGTGGCATATAGGGCTGGTTATTCTCAGAGTGAATATCTTGTGAAGACTACCCTCGATGAAGTTATTTCTGCTACAGAAAAAGAAAAAGAGCAACATTTAGGCATGATCTATCTGGGGCCCTGTCTGAAATAG
- a CDS encoding amino acid permease, translating to MPLKRSLNLFDATLLVVGNVVGAGIFTTSGFLAGELDSPLLFIGVWVIGGVITLCGALTYSEMSSMFPRSGGDYLFLKAAYGPWAGFLLGWVSFWIIYPGSIALLSIAAVKYFKGFIDFTDVFSEKVAALGVIIFFTSLNYRGVRLSAKALDLCTIGSAAIILILIIGGLVSGKGSWRNFSFTELEPVSFSKLFGSSMVAVIFSYSGWFTTTYVGDEIKRPERNLPLSLSIGTLIVMAMYTLLNIVYVYAIPVSNLKGVINVGQFVAEQLFNHHFAQVVSSAIFLAIAASINATVLAGARIPYAMAEDRLIWAHFRMVHPTYGTPYIGLLFQMGLACLFVVAETFDRLLSYVVFIMLLSSIGSGLAHLLMRWRMPLLARPYRTWGYPFVPLFFVLSYIWIAGQVAFSNPGTSLLGIAITLSGIPFYFYTFAGKENK from the coding sequence ATGCCTCTCAAAAGAAGTCTCAATCTTTTTGATGCAACATTGCTCGTTGTGGGAAATGTGGTTGGGGCAGGTATATTTACAACATCCGGTTTTCTTGCTGGAGAATTAGATTCACCACTTCTGTTTATTGGTGTGTGGGTAATCGGCGGAGTTATTACTCTATGCGGGGCACTTACCTATTCAGAGATGTCGAGCATGTTTCCCCGTTCAGGCGGTGATTACTTGTTCTTGAAGGCTGCTTATGGACCTTGGGCAGGTTTTCTACTCGGGTGGGTCTCTTTCTGGATAATCTATCCTGGGTCAATTGCGCTACTTTCAATTGCAGCTGTAAAATACTTCAAGGGTTTTATTGATTTTACAGATGTATTCAGCGAAAAGGTTGCGGCCCTTGGTGTTATTATTTTTTTTACTTCACTTAATTACCGTGGAGTTCGGTTGAGTGCAAAAGCTCTGGATTTATGTACGATAGGAAGTGCAGCCATTATACTGATTCTGATTATTGGTGGACTTGTGTCGGGGAAGGGTAGCTGGAGAAATTTCAGCTTTACTGAATTAGAGCCAGTCTCTTTCTCTAAACTCTTTGGTTCATCTATGGTTGCAGTTATCTTCTCATACAGTGGCTGGTTTACTACAACATATGTTGGAGATGAAATAAAAAGGCCTGAACGTAATCTTCCATTGTCCTTATCTATCGGCACCTTAATAGTCATGGCTATGTACACGCTTCTCAATATTGTTTATGTCTATGCAATACCAGTAAGTAATCTCAAAGGGGTTATAAATGTAGGGCAGTTTGTGGCGGAGCAACTTTTTAATCATCATTTTGCACAGGTTGTGAGTAGTGCAATCTTCCTTGCCATTGCAGCGAGTATTAATGCCACGGTTCTTGCCGGTGCCCGTATTCCCTATGCCATGGCAGAGGATAGACTTATATGGGCGCATTTTAGAATGGTTCACCCCACTTATGGTACACCCTATATAGGTCTCCTTTTTCAGATGGGTCTTGCATGCCTTTTTGTCGTTGCGGAGACCTTTGATCGCCTTTTGAGCTATGTTGTCTTTATCATGCTACTTTCATCCATAGGATCAGGGCTGGCGCATCTTTTAATGCGCTGGAGGATGCCTCTTCTTGCAAGACCCTACAGAACCTGGGGTTACCCTTTTGTTCCCCTCTTTTTTGTCCTGTCGTACATATGGATTGCAGGTCAGGTTGCCTTTTCAAACCCGGGAACATCCCTCTTAGGTATAGCAATAACGCTTTCAGGCATACCGTTTTACTTTTATACTTTTGCCGGAAAGGAAAATAAATGA
- a CDS encoding energy transducer TonB, whose protein sequence is MNLLVEHAWWKYLFVSMLIHAAIAYIPVSINDQTWKDKTIEVLLVAESPLPPPLNKAVDLTGSMKQPSHHAQWQGSKSRSYQKKESINNLSAKPAKVNEKLDSSDAMTTLDERFIIKDRAQGGTGTDVAVMAGTSGGFGIGTGSKGLSGDSGNGIGKGGAGTGSGSGIVDMGFGTPDGPKFQYREIPEYPYIARKYGKEGMVVLMVIIDAKGKLNGVEVIEASDQTFVDAAIEAVRRSKFLPAKQNGVYVPSRAILPIRFSLR, encoded by the coding sequence ATGAACTTGTTAGTTGAACATGCATGGTGGAAATATCTATTTGTTTCTATGCTTATTCACGCAGCTATTGCGTATATACCGGTATCCATCAATGATCAGACATGGAAAGATAAAACAATCGAGGTCCTATTGGTTGCAGAGAGTCCATTACCTCCGCCTTTAAATAAAGCAGTGGATCTGACCGGATCCATGAAGCAACCTTCCCATCATGCACAGTGGCAGGGATCTAAATCTAGAAGTTATCAAAAAAAGGAAAGTATAAATAACCTTTCCGCAAAGCCTGCCAAGGTAAACGAAAAATTAGACTCTTCTGATGCTATGACCACACTGGATGAACGCTTTATCATTAAAGATAGGGCTCAGGGGGGTACAGGAACTGATGTTGCAGTAATGGCTGGTACAAGCGGAGGGTTTGGCATAGGCACGGGTAGTAAAGGATTAAGTGGAGACTCAGGAAATGGCATTGGTAAGGGTGGAGCCGGAACAGGTAGTGGCTCAGGTATTGTAGATATGGGGTTTGGAACACCCGATGGGCCTAAATTCCAATATCGTGAGATCCCTGAATATCCCTATATTGCAAGAAAATATGGAAAAGAAGGGATGGTGGTTCTGATGGTCATCATAGATGCAAAAGGGAAACTAAATGGAGTTGAGGTAATAGAGGCATCGGATCAGACATTCGTAGACGCTGCAATTGAAGCGGTGAGAAGGTCAAAATTCCTTCCTGCTAAACAGAATGGAGTATATGTACCATCCAGGGCAATTTTACCGATAAGATTCTCCCTCAGGTGA
- a CDS encoding MotA/TolQ/ExbB proton channel family protein: MIDILIRGGWMMFPLVICSIISLTIIIERFIFFKRIRGTHQTEEVLALVSEGQVDRAFIIANGSSLPIMRVMCAGIANRLEPESAMVAAGIRETLAMKRGLTALDTIITLAPLLGLLGTIIGMIRSFKIMAAAGLGQPHAVTGGVAEALIATAAGITVAVITLIPYNYFCARIEQETEIIESYATRLAMALCGLREEQPK, translated from the coding sequence ATGATCGATATACTCATAAGAGGTGGATGGATGATGTTCCCTCTAGTAATCTGTTCAATAATATCATTAACTATTATCATTGAACGATTCATATTTTTCAAACGTATCAGGGGGACCCATCAGACCGAAGAGGTGCTTGCTCTTGTAAGCGAAGGACAGGTGGACAGGGCTTTCATAATAGCCAATGGTTCTTCGCTACCGATCATGAGAGTGATGTGTGCTGGTATAGCCAATCGCCTTGAACCAGAAAGCGCAATGGTTGCAGCCGGGATTAGGGAGACGTTGGCTATGAAAAGGGGGTTGACAGCCCTTGACACGATTATTACACTGGCACCTCTACTCGGTCTTTTAGGAACAATAATAGGAATGATTCGTTCCTTCAAGATAATGGCAGCCGCTGGCCTCGGACAACCCCATGCAGTTACAGGTGGAGTAGCTGAGGCACTCATCGCTACCGCTGCAGGCATAACAGTTGCTGTAATTACACTTATACCCTACAACTATTTTTGTGCACGAATTGAACAGGAGACCGAAATCATTGAGTCATATGCTACACGCCTTGCAATGGCATTATGTGGCTTGAGGGAGGAGCAGCCTAAATGA
- a CDS encoding biopolymer transporter ExbD, with protein MKLARGSRKKARIEIIPMIDTMFFLLVFFMIATLSMTVQKSLPVNLPYASTASEDIQQVVTLTITKEGKLFFEKDQVYSMAEIGQRLSTRGWDTKGFSVVINADKTVEHGRVIEVMDIVRKSGIKKIAMATRPKVLSAK; from the coding sequence ATGAAACTAGCCAGAGGATCAAGAAAAAAGGCAAGAATAGAGATCATACCTATGATTGACACTATGTTTTTTCTTTTAGTATTCTTTATGATTGCAACCCTTTCTATGACAGTTCAAAAAAGTCTGCCTGTGAACCTACCCTATGCTTCTACAGCCAGTGAAGATATTCAACAAGTAGTTACGTTAACCATTACGAAAGAAGGTAAACTTTTTTTCGAGAAGGACCAAGTTTATTCGATGGCTGAAATAGGGCAAAGGCTTTCAACCCGTGGATGGGATACTAAAGGATTTTCTGTTGTGATAAATGCCGATAAGACCGTAGAACACGGACGGGTGATCGAGGTTATGGATATTGTAAGAAAAAGTGGTATTAAGAAGATTGCAATGGCTACAAGGCCCAAGGTTCTTTCTGCAAAATAA